A part of Microthrixaceae bacterium genomic DNA contains:
- a CDS encoding DUF523 domain-containing protein: MLVSACLLGSPCNYKAAASPRGCVSDLGDDFELIPICPEVEGGLPVPRPPAEIGPDGRVRTADGIDVTASFEQGARVAVELAASKQVVAAVLKARSPSCGSGLVYDGTFSARLVDGDGVTAAALRNTGIVVLTEEDVARGERPSGQTNRRD, translated from the coding sequence CTGTTGGTGTCTGCGTGCCTTCTGGGAAGTCCGTGCAACTACAAAGCGGCGGCCAGCCCTCGGGGCTGTGTCTCAGACCTGGGTGATGACTTCGAACTGATCCCCATCTGTCCCGAGGTGGAAGGTGGCCTACCGGTGCCGCGCCCACCCGCAGAGATCGGCCCCGACGGCCGGGTCCGCACCGCCGATGGCATCGACGTGACCGCCTCGTTCGAGCAGGGGGCCCGGGTGGCGGTCGAGTTGGCCGCGTCCAAGCAGGTGGTCGCAGCGGTGCTGAAGGCTCGCTCGCCGTCGTGCGGTTCAGGACTGGTCTATGACGGCACGTTCTCGGCCAGGCTCGTCGACGGGGACGGGGTCACCGCCGCCGCCCTCCGCAACACCGGCATCGTCGTGCTGACCGAGGAGGACGTGGCCCGAGGTGAACGGCCTTCCGGTCAGACCAACCGACGCGACTAG